CATCTGTGGACGCCCCGCAGGATGCAAGCGGTATTTTGAGAGGTTTGGCACGTAGTCGGATGCTGCCATCTGTCCGGCCTCCTGGTGCAGCTTTTCGTGCTGCGGGCCCGTATGGGAGTTCGCGGACCGGAACCACATCACCCGCAGCGTGCTGATGAAGCACGGTGGAAAGCCCTGGTTCTTCCGGTCCCGTCTCGCCGACTGTTTTGCCATACTCTCCTTCGTCCGCCTACGTCCTTCCGGCGACCTCTGGTCCGGCCCGGCTTACGCCGCGACCGAGACCGGAGCCCTGTAATCCTCGTTCTTCGTCAGCACTGCCCAGACGATGCGTGCGGTCTTGTTCGCGAGCGCCACCGTGACCAGCATGCGCGGCTTGCGCGCCATCATCTGTTCCAGCCACGATCCCGCGGGTGCGCCGCGCCTGCTTGCCTGGAGCACGACCGCACTGCTGCCGATGATCAGTAGCCGACGCAGCGTTCGCTCGCCCATCTTCGAGATCGCGCCGAGCCTTTGCTTGCCGCCGGTCGAGTGCTGGCGCGGTGTAAGCCCGACCCATGCGGCAAAGTCGCGGCCCTTGGCAAAGGTGCCGGGCGGAGGTGCAAGTGCGGTGATCGCGGTTGCCGTGATCGGTCCGATGCCCGGGATCGTCATCAGCCGCCGCGCGGTCTCGTCTTCGCGGGCACGCCGGGCGATCTCCCGATCAAGTTCGGCAATGCGCTCGCTCAGCACCGCCATCTGATCGAGCATTATCTCCAGTACCGGCCGTGCGCTCTCGGGAACTGCGCTTGGATCTTCAAGCAGCGCAGCCAGCTTCTTCATGTGCGCCAGGCCTTGCGGCGCGATCCAGCCATGCTCGGTCATGTGACCGCGAACGGCGTTGCTGATCTGCGTGCGCTGCTTGACCAGCAGGTCGCGGGCCCGGAACACCAGCGCGGCTGCTTGCTGCGCTTCGGTCTTTACTGGCACGAACCGCATGCTCGGGCGCTGCGCCGCCTCGCAGATGGCTTCGGCATCCGCAGCATCGTTCTTCTGGCGCTTCACGAACGGTTTTACGTAAGCTGGAGCGATCAACCGGACCTCATGACCGAGCTTTGTCAGCTCACGCGCCCAGTGATGCGCGCCCCCGCACGCTTCCAGGACCACCTGGCAGGAGGGCTGCGAGGCAAAGAACGGCAAGAGCTTCGCCCTGCTGACTTTCTTGCGAAGCACCACACGGCCCGACGCATCGGCCCCGTGAACCTGGAAAACAGACTTTGCGATATCCAACCCGATGATGCTAACTTCCGACATGGACGCCTCCTCTCTAGTGGTGTTCAAACACCTCCACTATGGCACATAGATGCCGCCGGGGGGCGTCCAACCCATCACCCCAATTCCAGACCTTTATGATTACCACCCTTTGCTCGAACGCATCCCTCATTCCCTAGTCGGCGCTACCCCCGAGCCCCCATCACCTTCCCCCCGCCTGCGAGACGCGCTACGCGGCGGCCATGCAGATTTGGACAGGCCTAGGAAATCCCGGACCGCAATATGCGCTCCACCGGCACAATGTCGGCTTCATGGCGTGTGACGTCATTGCGGAGATGCACGATTTCGGCAGCGTGCAGAAGAAGTTCTCCGGCTGGGTGCAGGAGGGGCGGATCGGTACCGAGAAGGTGCTGCTGCTGAAGCCCGCGACCTTCATGAACGAGAGCGGGCGCGCCGTGGGCGAGGCGCTGCGGTTCTACAAGCTGGGGCCGGAGGCGCTCACCGTCTTTCACGACGAGCTCGACCTCGCGCCGATGAAGGTGAAGGTGCGCACCGGCGGCGGGCTGGCGGGGCATAACGGCCTGCGCAGCATCGACCAGCATATCGGGCCGGACTTTCGCCGCGTGCGGATCGGTATCGGGCACCCGGGGCACAAAGACCGCGTGACCGGGCACGTTCTGGGCAACTACGCGAAGGCGGAGATGGACCCGCTGGCTGACATGCTCGCCGCGATCGGCGCGGAGGCCGACCGGCTGGCGGGGGGCGAGGACGAGCGCTTCATGAGCGACGTCGCCATGCGGCAGCAGGATTAGTCGTCGAGCCCGTCGATGCTCATGTTCGGGTTCTTCGGTTGCCACCCCAGCGCGCCCATGCAGCCGATGAAGAACGCGGTCTGCTTGCCTTCCTGTGCATGGTTATCCGCCTGATCGAAGCAGGAGTTCTTCGCCTGATTGAACGGCGTCGTCGCCCCGCCATTCCACTCGTCGCTGTCGGTGGTCTTGCAACCCGACAGCAGGGCGAGCGCAGCGAGCGGGATGGCGATGCGGTACATGCTGCGCAACTATCCCGGACTTGGCAATCGTGACAAGCGAAAGCCGTCCTTCGCGCGCGGGACTAGCCCTGCCCGCCCCGCCCCGCTAAGGCGCGCCCGACCTTTCAATTTCACGATCTACCGGAGCCGACGATGGGTTTTCGATGCGGGATCGTGGGCCTGCCCAATGTCGGCAAGTCCACGCTGTTCAATGCCTTGACCGAAACGCAGGCCGCGCAGGCGGCGAACTACCCCTTCTGCACGATCGAGCCCAATGTCGGGCAGGTCTCCGTGCCGGACGAGCGGCTGGAGAAGATCGCCAAGATCGCGGGCAGCGCGAAGGTCCTGCCGACCCAGCTCGCCTTCGTCGACATCGCCGGACTGGTCAAAGGGGCCAGTCAGGGCGAAGGGCTCGGCAACCAGTTCCTCGGCAATATCCGCGAGGTCGACGCGATCGTCCACGTCCTGCGCTGTTTCGAGGACGACGATATTCAGCACGTGTCGAACAAGGTCGATCCGATCGCCGATGCGGAGGTGGTGGAGACCGAGCTGATGCTCTCCGACCTCGAAAGCCTGGAGAAGCGCGTGCCCGCCGCGGCCAAGGGCGCGACCGGCGGCGACAAAGAAGCGAAGATCATGGCCAGCGTGCTTGGCCAGGCGCTCGACCTGCTGCGCGACGGCAAGCCCGCCCGACTGACACAGCCCAACGACGAGGAGGAGGCGCGGCTGTTCCGACAGGCGCAGCTCCTGACCGCCAAGCCCGTGCTGTATGTCTGCAATGTGGGTGAGGAAGACGCCGCCGAGGGCAACGCCTTCTCCGCCGAAGTCTTCGCCAAGGCGGAGCGCGAGGGGGCGGAGGCGGTGGTCGTCTCCGCCGCGATCGAGGCCGAGCTGGTGGCGATGGACCCGGGCGACCGTGCCGAATACCTCGCGGAGCTAGGCCTGACGGAAAGCGGCCTCTCCCGCGTGATCCGGGCAGGCTACAAGCTCCTCTCCCTCAACACCTTCTTCACTGCGGGGCCGAAAGAAACGCGCGCCTGGACCTTTCCCTCCGGGGCAAAGGCACCGCAGGCTGCGGGCGAGATCCATACCGATTTCGAGAAGGGCTTCATCCGGGCCGAGACCATCGCCTACGACGACTACATCGCCCTGAATGGCGAAGCGGGCGCGCGCGAGGCGGGCAAACTGCGTCAGGAGGGGAAGGAGTACCTGGTGCAGGACGGCGACATCATGCTGTTCAAGTTCAACGTCTGACCTTGCCACGCAACCGTCACGACCGCGTCGTAGGGGCCTGAACATGATCACACGTCGCTCGCTCATCCGCACTACCGCCGTCGGCGCCGCCGCGGCGACCCTCTCCGCTCCCGCGATCCTTTCCGCACAAAGCTGGTTCGCGGAGTATCCGTTCAAGCTGGGCGTCGCGTCGGGCGATCCCGCCAGCGACGGTTTCGTGCTGTGGACGCGCCTCGCGCCCGATCCGTTCGGCCAGCATGCGGGCGTGCCGATGTCGGCCCTGCCGGTGGACTGGGAAGTGGCCGAGGACGACCGCTTCCGCACCATCGCTGCGAAGGGGACCGAGCTGGCCCGGCCGGAACTGGGCCACAGCGTCCATGTCGAAGTGGCCGGACTGAAGCCCGACCGCCCCTATTGGTACCGCTTCACCGTCGGTTCGGACCGGTCGCTCACCGGCCGCGCGCGGACGCTGCCCGTCGCCGGCACGCCGGTCGGCCAACTGCGCTTCGGCGTGTGCGGGTGCCAGCATTACGAAAGCGGTTTCTATACCGCCTATCGCGACATTGCGGAGGACGATCTCGCTTTCGTCTTCCACTATGGCGATTTCATGTACGAATATGCGTACGACTACAATTACGGCCCCGACCGCCTGCCGGTGCCCAAGGTGCGCGAGCATCGCCTGCGCGAGGTCGTCTCGCTGACCGATTACCGCCAGCATTATGCGCAGTACCTGCTCGATCTGGACCTGCAGGCGGCGCGCAGTTCGCAGGTTTTCCTGTCGACGTTTGACGACCACGAGGTCCAAAACAACTGGGTGGACGATTTCGCGCAGGATCCCTCCATCCCGCCCGAGGTCTTCGCGCTGCGCCGCCAGGCCGCGATGCAGGCGTGGTACGAGAACATGCCCGTGCGCCGTTCGATGATCCCGCGCGGCGAACTGATCCTGGCCAACCGCCGCATCGCCTTCGGCGATCTGGCGGCGATCAACCTGCTCGACACGCGCAGCTTCCGCACCAACCAGCCCTGCGACGACAAATGGGGCGTGGAGCCGTGCGAAGCCGTGTTCGACAAGAACGCGCAGGTGCTGGGAGCGGCGCAGGAGAAGTGGCTCGACGACAACCTCGGGCGCAAGGACGCGCGCTGGAACTGCATCGCGCAGCAGATCATGATGATGCCGCTCAACCGGCGTACCGACGACGACCAGCCCGAACTGATGTACAATCTGGATAGCTGGGCGGGTTACGCGGCACCGCGAGAACGGTTGATGGCGCGCCTTGCGAAGGTCGACAACGCGGTGGTGCTCACCGGTGACGAGCATCAGAACTATGCCGGGCTCCTGATGTCGGGCGAGAAGCCGGTCGGCGTCGAATGCGTCGTAACCTCTGTCAGTAGCGGCGGCGACGGACAGGACCAGCGGCCCGGAAGCGACCGCATTCTCGCTGAGAACCCGCAGCTCCGCTTCATCAACGACCAGCGTGGCTATGGCGTTTGCTCCGTAACGCCGGAAAGCTGGCGGACGGACTTCATGGTGCTGGACCAGGTATCGAGCCGAGGCGGTACGCTCAGCCGCAGGGCCAGCGCCGAGATCGCGGCAGGACCGGCGAACCTTTCCATCGTTTGATCATGGGCACGATCGGAGCCCCCGACCGTTGAGGCCGCAACGCAGGGGAGATTTTCATGGTCGATAAGTCGGAGAAGTTCAGCTGGCTGGTGCGCGTGGGCTATTTCAGCCGCGCGATCTTCTACATCATGCTCGGGTTCCTCGCGCTGACCAATGCGAACCGGATCGCGGAAGGCACCGATGGGCTGTTCCAGGCGATCGAGGAATATCCCGCGGGCGAGGCGATGCTGTGGATTATGGCGGTAGGCCTGCTCGCCTATGCGCTGTTCCGGTTCTGCTCGCCCCTGTTCGATATCGAGAACACGGGCTCCGACGCGAAGGGCTGGGCCGAACGGATCGGACATGCCGGCAGCGGCATCGGCCACCTGACGCTGGCATGGGCGGCGTTCCAGCTCGCGTCCAACGACACCTCCGGACATGGCGGCGAAAGCGGCGGTGGCGGGGCGGAACAAGCCGCGTCCAGCGTGCTGTCCTTCGAATTCGGCGGGATCGTCCTCGGCCTCTTGGGGCTCGCCTTCTTCGCCACCAGCCTATTCCAGTTCAAGAAGGGGCTGACCGGCGAGTTCATGAACCGCATTTCCGCCTCCGCCCCCGATTTCACCCGCTGGTTGGGCGGTGCAGGCTATTGCGCGCGCGGGGTGGTCTATGCCGTGATCGGCCTGTCGCTGGTGAAAGCGGGGTTCTTCTCCGGCGGGGCCGACCAGATCAAGACCCTGGCCGATGCGGTTGCCGCGCTTGCGAGCACCGGCGTCCTGTTCAAGCTGACGGCGGTGGGCCTGTTGCTGTTCGGCCTCTTCAGCCTCATCCTGACCCGCTATCGCATCATTCCCGAGCTGGGCGAGAACGGCCGCGTACCGGCGTTCCGCGCCTGAAGGCACAATCCGAGATGAGGCATTTCGAGGATATCGACGTCGGGTCCCGCGAGAGCTTCGGTAGCTATAAGGTCACCCGCGATGAAGTGATCGACTTCGCCTCGCGTTACGACCCGCAGCCGTTCCACCTCGACGAGGAAGCCGCCGCGCAGACCTATTTCGGGCGGCTTTCGGCCAGCGGCTGGCATACCTGCGCCATGACCATGCGTATGATGGTCGACAATATGGGCGAGGACGCCACCGCCAGCCTGGGATCGCCGGGGATCGACGAGCTACGCTGGTTGCGGCCCGTCTATCCCGGCGACACGCTGCGCTGCGAGAGCGAAGTGCTGGAAAAGCGGCGCAGCCGCTCTCGGCCCGAGATGGGCCTGTTCAAGTCACGGCTGAAGACGTTCAACCAGCACGATGAAGCGGTGCTGGAAATGGTGTCGAACGGGCTAATCAAGGTGCGCGACCCAGCGGCACCGATGGAAAGCTAGTCCGTGTCCGGTCCCACCCCGCGACAGTCTACCGTGCCTTCCTTCTGATAGATCACGCGGTCGTACCCGTCGGTCACCGTCAACAGCCCGACCGGCATGCCCGCCCGCTCCTCGCGGCTCTGCATGTGCAAGGTGAACGAGGCATTCGCACCGTCGTAGTTGCTCGGCAGCCCCACGTCGGTCTGCGGCGAACCGACATCGGGAGCGAAGCGATCCATCGATCCATCGAGCTTCATGAACCCATACTGCGAACCCGCGAAGGCGATCACCGCGCCGGTTTTGCCATTTATGAAGCTACAGCCTTCGGGGTGGCTCTGCACCACCGCTTCCTCGAGCGGCTGCGGCGTGGCGGGTATGACAGCGGGGATCTGGTTCGCCTCGACCGCCGCAACCTTCGCCGCGTTGTCCTCCTCGCTTGGTTCTTCGCTGCACGCAGCCAGCCCCGCGATTGCCAGCAAAGGGAAAATCCAGCGCATCAGTGCCTCCCGAAAAGTTTCTCTACATCGTCCATCGACAACTTCACCCAGGTCGGGCGGCCGTGATTGCACTGGCCGGAGCGCGGGGTGCGCTCCATCTCGCGCAGCAGCGCGTTCATCTCGTCGACCCGCAGCACCCGCCCCGCCCGGACCGATCCGTGGCAGGCCATGGTCGCCAGCACCAAATCGAGCTTCTCGCCCAGCAGCAATGCGCCGCGCTCGCCATCGACGCCGTGATGCGCCAGATCGTCCGCGATGTCGCGCAGCAATTTCTGCGGGTTCGATCCCGCCAGCGCATGGGGCACGCTGCGCACCAGCATCGCCCCGGGCCCGAAGCGTTCGATCGAGAGGCCCAGCGCTTCGAGGCGGCCGGCGGCTTCCTCCAGCCGGTCGCAATCCGGCTCGTCCAGTTCGACCACGTCGGGGATCAGCAGCGCCTGGCTGCGCGCAACGGCATCGCCCGCCCCCGCCGCCCGCAACCGCTCCAGCACCAGGCGTTCGTGCGCGGCGTGCTGGTCGACCAGCACCAGCCCGTCCGCCGCCTCGGCGACGATATAGGTGTTCGCCACCTGACCACGCGCAATGCCGAGCGGGTAGTCGTTTTCCCCTTCGACCGGCTGCCCCGCCTCGATGGCGCGGCCCATCGGCGCATCCACGCGCGGCTGGTCCATCACGCCCGCATCCTGGCCGCGCCACGGTGCCGCGGGTTCGGCCACGCGCGAAGAGTCAGGCGCGCTCCAGTCGCGATTCTGGAAGATGGAGCGCAGCGCGGGCGCGGGCTCCCCTTCCCCCTCGCGCTGCCAGCGGCCCATGGCGGCGGCGTCGGGTGCCTGCGCGCTGCGGCGATCGCCGGTGGAAAGCGCCTGCCGCAGTCCCGATACGATGAAACCGCGCACCGCCTGCGAATCGCGAAAGCGGACCTCGGTCTTCGCCGGATGGACGTTCACATCCACGTCCTCCGCCGGAAGGTCGAGGAACAGCGCCAGCACCGCATGCCGGTCGCGTGCGAGCATGTCGGAATAGGCCCCGCGCACCGCGCCGACCAGCAATCGGTCCTTCACCGGACGGCCGTTGACGAACAGATACTGATGATCCGCCACCCCGCGATTGTAGGTCGGCAGGCCCGCCACGCCGGTGAGGCGCATGGCCCCCCGCTCCATGTCGATCAGCACGCCGTTCTCGCGCAATTCGCGCGCGACGACCTGCGCCACGCGGTCCGCCAGTCTCTGGTCCGGTTGCAAGGCCAGCACGCGGCGCTCGCCATGGTCGAGCGTGAAGCCGATCTCCGGTCGCGCCATCGCCAGGCGGCGGACCACGTCGAGGCACGCGGCGGATTCGCTGCGCGCAGTGCGCAGGAACTTGCGCCGCGCGGGGACCTTGGCGAATACCTGCTCCACCCGGGAGCGAGTGCCGGGCGGCAGTGCGGCCGGCCCGTCCTCCACCCGCTCCCCATGATCGACCACCGTGCGCCACCCCTGCGGCGCGTCGTGCGGGCGGCTCTCCAGCGTGAAGCGGGATACGCTGGCGATGGAGGGCAAGGCTTCCCCCCGAAAGCCGAGCGTCGCGACCCGCTCGATCGCCTGCCCTTCCCCGATCAGGCTGTCGGGCAGCTTCGAGGTGGCATGCCGCTCCAGCGCGAGCGCCATCTGCGCGGGGGCCATCCCGCAACCGTCGTCGGTCACCTCAATGCGGGTCAGCCCCCCTTCGGTCAGCGCGATGGCGATGCGGGTCGCCCCGGCATCGACGGCGTTTTCGAGCAGCTCCTTGAGCGCGGCGGCAGGGCGCTCCACCACTTCCCCCGCGGCGATGCGGTTGACGAGTGCTTCGGGCAGGCGGCGAATATCGGCCATCTGTGGAGGGCTAGCGACGATGTGCCGCCATTTCGAGATGAACCGCCGGTTTTATCCCGCATTTTGCGATAAAATTTTGGCCTTTTCGCGACTCGTTCGTTAAGGGGTCGCTCGGTCGCATGCCCGCGGGATCGGGCGATCAATTCAATCCATTGCCTCCCATCATCCGGCAAAGACTACGGAACGCGTACAGAAATGGGCTTTTTCAACAGACTCTTCAAATTCGGTTCGCAGAACCTGGCGATCGACCTCGGGACCGCGAATACCCTGGTCTATGTCGCCGATCAGGGAATCATCCTGAACGAACCTTCCGTGGTCGCGATCGAGACCATCGCCGGGATCAAGCGGGTGAAGGCCGTGGGCGACGATGCGAAGATGATGATGGGTAAGACGCCGGATTCGATCGAGGCCATCCGCCCCCTGCGCGACGGCGTGATCGCCGACATCGAAATCGCCGAAGAGATGATCAAGCACTTCATCCGCAAGGTGAACGGCAAGCGGACCAGCATGTTCAGCCCACCCGAAATCGTGATCTGTGTGCCGTCGGGCTCGACCTCGGTCGAACGCCGCGCGATCCGCGACGCGGCGAGCAATGCAGGCGCGAGCCAGGTCATGCTGATCCTGGAGCCGATGGCGGCCGCGATCGGTGCCGACATGCCGGTGACGGAGCCGGTCGGCTCCATGGTTGTCGATATCGGTGGCGGCACGACGGAAGTCGCGGTCCTGTCGCTGCGTGGCCTCGCCTACACCACATCGGTGCGCACCGGCGGCGACAAGATGGACGAGGCGATCGTCTCTTACGTCCGTCGCCACCACAACCTGCTGATCGGCGAAGCCACCGCGGAGCGGATCAAGAAGGATTACGGCATCGCGGTCGCTCCCGAAGACGGCATCGGCCAGACGGTGACGATCAAGGGGCGCGACCTCGTCAACGGCGTGCCCAAGGAAATCACGATCAACCAGGGGCACATCGCCGAGGCTCTGAACGAGCCGATCGGGGCCATCGTGGAAGGCGTACGGATCGCGCTGGAAAACACCGCCCCCGAACTGGCGGCGGACATCGTCGATCAGGGCATCGTGCTCACCGGTGGCGGGGCGCTGATTTCCGGCCTTGATTCCTATCTGCGCGAAGAAACGGGCCTGCCCGTCAGCATCGCGGAAGATCCGCTGTCCTGCGTCGCGATCGGAACCGGGCGAGCGATGGAGGACCCGATCTATCGCGGCGTCCTCATGAACGCCTGACGCGTAAGGAGGTAGGCACATGGCGCCTCCGAGCCGGCGCCCGGGGCATTCGCGCAAGGCGCAATACGGCCTGTTCACGGGTTACGTCATCGCGGGCATCGGCGCGCTGATCGGCGCGGCGCTGCTCGCCATCTCGCTGCTCGAACCCGCAGCCTTCGGCGGTCTGCGCGGCGTTTCGATCGACGTCACCAGCCCCGTGTCCCGCACCACGGCCCGCGCACGTGAGGGCGGACAGGGACTGATCGAGACCGTGCGCGGCTATCTGCGCGCGGGCAGCCAGAACGCCGCGCTGAAGCGCGAGGTGGAACTCGCCCGCATCCGGCTCGCCGCGGCGCAGTCCCTCAAGCAGGAAAACGCCCGGCTGAAGGGGCTGCTCGGCCTCGGCAACAGCGATGTCGAGCCGGTTGCGATCACCCACATGCTCGGTTCGTCCGGGTCGAGTGCGCGCCGCTTCGGCTATATCGGCGCGGGCCGCGATCGCGGGGTGACGCCGGGCATGCCCGTACGCACGGCGCGTGGCGTGGTCGGCCGCGTGCTCGAAACCTCGTTCACAACGTCGCGCGTCCTGCTCCTGACCGACAGCCAGAGCGTGCTGCCCGTTCGCCTTGCCGACCGCGACGTCATCGCTTTCGCGCAAGGGCGCGGCGACGGACGCATCGACATTCGTCTGATCAACCTCGGCCTCAACCCGCTCAAACGCGGGGATATGTTCGTGACCAGCGGCGCGGGCGGCTTCTTCCAGCCCGGTCTCCCGGTCGCACTGGTCGAACAGCTGACGGACGACGGCGCGATCGCGCGGATCGTGAGCGATCCCGCCGCCGCCGATTTCGTGGCGGTCGAGCCACTCTATCAACCCGTGCTGACCAAGGCCGCGCGCACTCCCGTCGATCAGCCCCTGCCCGGATCGCAAACAGGCGAAGAGGGCGGCGACGCCCCATCCGCCGAGTGATGGAGCGGCTCAATCCCCGCGCCCGCCGCGATGTCTATGGCAGCCGCATCAATCGCGCCCATTCGCCCGTATTCGCCTCGGTCGTGCCGTGGCTCACCATCATGCTCGGATCGCTGGTCACCGCGCTGCCGGTCGTCTCTGCCATTCCGCTGATGCCGCCCCTGGCGCTCTTGCTGCTGCTCGCATGGCGTTTCATCCGTCCTGGCGTGGTGCCCGTATGGGCCGGTTTTCCGCTGGGGCTATGGGACGATCTGTTCAGCGGGCAGCCGTTCGGTTCGGCAATCCTGCTGTTCTCGCTCATCCTTCTGGGGATCGAGGCGCTGGAGGCGCGCTTCCCATGGCGCAGCTTCCTGCAGGACTGGTTGCTCGCCAGCGTCCTTTCCGCCGCGTACCTGTTCCTCAGCCTGATCCTGTCGGGTGCGCGGATCGACGCGGTGACGATCACCTATCTGTGGCCGCAGGCCTTGCTGTCCATCCTGAGCTATCCCATTATCGCGCGCATGGTCGCCATTTTCGACAGGATCCGCCTCGTCCGGTTCAGGGTGGAAGATTGATGTCCCTGTTCAAGGGGACGCGCTTCGTCAGCCCCACTACGCTCAGGACGAGTTTCGACCGGCGCAGCTTCGTGCTGGGCATGGGCGGCGCGAGCGTGGGCCTGCTGCTCGCCGGGCGGATGGCCTATCTATCGATCGCGGAGAACGACAAATACGCGACCGAGAGCGAGAGCAACCGCGTCAACCTGACGCTGATCCCCCCGCGGCGCGGCTGGTTCCTCGATCGCAACGGCGCCCCGCTGGCATCCAACCGCGCCGACTTCCGCGTCGACCTGATCCCCGAACGGATCCACGACAAGGAGCGGACGGTCCGTGAACTCGGTCAGTTGCTCGCATTGCCCGAAAGCAAGCTGCGCGACCTTCGCCATGATCTCGAAAGCGCGCGCGGCTACGCTCCGATCGAGGTGGCGAGCGGCATAACCTACGACCAGTTCGCATCTGTCGTGCTGCGCCAGCCCGAGCTGCCCGGCGTCGTGCCGCAGCGTGGCTTCTCGCGCTATTACCCCACCGGCCTCTCCGTCGGCCATTTGCTAGGCTATGTCGGCCCGGCCAATGCCGAGGAGTACGAGGCGGACAAGAATCCGATCCTGATCACGCCGGGATACAAGATCGGCAAGGCCGAGCTGGAGAAGGAATTCGAGCAGGATCTGCGCGGTGAACCCGGAGCGCGGCGGGTCGAAGTGACGGCATCGGGGCGCATCATCCGCGATCTGTCGTCCCGTCCCGATGTCCAGGGCGATCCGGTCCGTCTGACCATCGACGGTCCGCTACAGGATTACGCCGCACGCCGGATCGGCCTCGAATCCGGCTCGGTCGTCGTGATCGACACGCATACCGGCGATATCCTGTGCATGGCCTCAATGCCCAGCTTCGATCCCAACAGCTTTTCCGAAGGGATCGGCAGCGTCGAATACGCCATGCTGCGCGAGGACCAGCGCGTTCCCTTGCGCAACAAGGTGCTCAAGGGGCTCTACCCGCCCGGGTCCACGGTAAAGCCGATGGTGGCGATGAGTTTTCTGCGCGAGGGACTCGAACCGGAGAAGGCCACCACCTGCAGCGGCGGTCTGCGCGTCGGCAATCGCGTGTTCCACTGCTGGAAACGCGGCGGCCACGGCCGGGTCGACATGGCGAAGGGCATCTACCAGTCTTGCGACGTGTATTTCTATCACTTCGCCCAGCAGATCGGGATGGACCCGATCGCGGCGATGGCCCGCCGGGTCGGTCTCGGCCAGGAATTCGACCTGCCAGTGACCAGCCAGTTCTATGGCACCGTCCCCGATCCCGCCTGGAAGATGAAGAAATACGGGAAGGAATGGCAGACCTACGACACAGTCAACGCGACCATCGGTCAGGGCTACATGCTATTCAATCCGCTGCAGCTGGCGGTTTACACCGCGCGCCTCGCGTCGGGCCACCATATCGAGCCGCGCCTTATCAATGACGGCAAGAAAGTGCCCTTCGCACCGGCCGATTTCGCGCCCGAGCATGTAAAATTCGTGCGGCAGGCGATGAGCGACGTCGTCAACGGGCCGGGCACGGCGGGCCGCGCCGCGTTGCCGATCGAGGGGGTGAAACTGGCGGGCAAGACCGGCACGGCACAGGTGGTTTCGCTCAACATCTCGGA
Above is a genomic segment from Erythrobacter sp. 3-20A1M containing:
- the mrdA gene encoding penicillin-binding protein 2, with amino-acid sequence MSLFKGTRFVSPTTLRTSFDRRSFVLGMGGASVGLLLAGRMAYLSIAENDKYATESESNRVNLTLIPPRRGWFLDRNGAPLASNRADFRVDLIPERIHDKERTVRELGQLLALPESKLRDLRHDLESARGYAPIEVASGITYDQFASVVLRQPELPGVVPQRGFSRYYPTGLSVGHLLGYVGPANAEEYEADKNPILITPGYKIGKAELEKEFEQDLRGEPGARRVEVTASGRIIRDLSSRPDVQGDPVRLTIDGPLQDYAARRIGLESGSVVVIDTHTGDILCMASMPSFDPNSFSEGIGSVEYAMLREDQRVPLRNKVLKGLYPPGSTVKPMVAMSFLREGLEPEKATTCSGGLRVGNRVFHCWKRGGHGRVDMAKGIYQSCDVYFYHFAQQIGMDPIAAMARRVGLGQEFDLPVTSQFYGTVPDPAWKMKKYGKEWQTYDTVNATIGQGYMLFNPLQLAVYTARLASGHHIEPRLINDGKKVPFAPADFAPEHVKFVRQAMSDVVNGPGTAGRAALPIEGVKLAGKTGTAQVVSLNISDGKSGPWKYRDHGHFICFAPFDNPRYACAVTIEHGGGSSAAYPVARDVMTFLFDPGKALEALHALEKQWGGTAAERYARNYASYASNIGADIPPPVPHDDDIAKRVDAEARAAARNSEKLAQDAAQTRPETIEDDGGAEPR
- the mreC gene encoding rod shape-determining protein MreC, which translates into the protein MAPPSRRPGHSRKAQYGLFTGYVIAGIGALIGAALLAISLLEPAAFGGLRGVSIDVTSPVSRTTARAREGGQGLIETVRGYLRAGSQNAALKREVELARIRLAAAQSLKQENARLKGLLGLGNSDVEPVAITHMLGSSGSSARRFGYIGAGRDRGVTPGMPVRTARGVVGRVLETSFTTSRVLLLTDSQSVLPVRLADRDVIAFAQGRGDGRIDIRLINLGLNPLKRGDMFVTSGAGGFFQPGLPVALVEQLTDDGAIARIVSDPAAADFVAVEPLYQPVLTKAARTPVDQPLPGSQTGEEGGDAPSAE
- a CDS encoding rod shape-determining protein gives rise to the protein MGFFNRLFKFGSQNLAIDLGTANTLVYVADQGIILNEPSVVAIETIAGIKRVKAVGDDAKMMMGKTPDSIEAIRPLRDGVIADIEIAEEMIKHFIRKVNGKRTSMFSPPEIVICVPSGSTSVERRAIRDAASNAGASQVMLILEPMAAAIGADMPVTEPVGSMVVDIGGGTTEVAVLSLRGLAYTTSVRTGGDKMDEAIVSYVRRHHNLLIGEATAERIKKDYGIAVAPEDGIGQTVTIKGRDLVNGVPKEITINQGHIAEALNEPIGAIVEGVRIALENTAPELAADIVDQGIVLTGGGALISGLDSYLREETGLPVSIAEDPLSCVAIGTGRAMEDPIYRGVLMNA
- the mreD gene encoding rod shape-determining protein MreD; amino-acid sequence: MERLNPRARRDVYGSRINRAHSPVFASVVPWLTIMLGSLVTALPVVSAIPLMPPLALLLLLAWRFIRPGVVPVWAGFPLGLWDDLFSGQPFGSAILLFSLILLGIEALEARFPWRSFLQDWLLASVLSAAYLFLSLILSGARIDAVTITYLWPQALLSILSYPIIARMVAIFDRIRLVRFRVED